A stretch of the Nothobranchius furzeri strain GRZ-AD chromosome 5, NfurGRZ-RIMD1, whole genome shotgun sequence genome encodes the following:
- the cbx2 gene encoding chromobox protein homolog 2: protein MEELSAVGEQVFDAECILNKRTRKGKLEFLVKWRGWSSKHNSWEPQENILDPRLLVAFNKKEQEKELLMLKRGKRPRGRPRKILENIPDPSKSSSSSSPSSSSSTDSSSSCSSSSSSDDDDDDDNDSHVKQSSPTVRTRELHPVPQKKAQIVMKQDSSKKRSRKLLSPEVKEFQLNKSPHKVLKTIKDLDLPGAIKKPVHPSSFTFMGFHRGTLGAQYRSPLNQGGAIKTPMSSAGPGRLTGQTSSLPLNKSNQNRNVTEGKLSVPSMNTGASLDLKTAASKSKGVAAFNLNTSKHPIQGTPQHTLSPPNGQKKPQAPVSTMQRIPSSKAGASLPSKNNPSVQQPSPQPLNLQNKHSQVSDSPGNGSTPGSGVRNPPNPTRKSTVAQNQEANLPKSPVTSGRPPVRKPQPGADRAREVNEIQTAKVQGRLDKSCTEIHNQQERIATKGSKKAKMTEMSTGEEESSSDSDPDSSYPGHCHSVVSQNQDWKPTRSLIEHVFVTDVTANLVTVTVKESPTSVGFFSIRNY from the exons ACACAACAGCTGGGAGCCTCAAGAAAACATCCTTGACCCAAGACTGTTGGTTGCATTCAACAAAAA AGAGCAAGAAAAAGAGCTTCTGATGCTTAAAAGAGGCAAAAGGCCCAGAGGACGACCACGGAAGATCTTA GAAAATATTCCTGACCCTTCAAAGTCAAGCAGCTCTTCGTCTCCCTCTTCGTCGTCGTCCACTGATTCCTCGTCCTCATGCTCTTCTTCCTCATCAtcagatgatgatgacgatgacgacaATGACAGCCATGTTAAACAGTCAAGCCCAACTGTCAGAACAAGGGAGCTACATCCTGTCCCCCAGAAGAAGGCACAGATCGTCATGAAACAGGATTCCTCCAAGAAACGAAGCCGGAAACTTCTTTCTCCTGAAGTGAAAGAATTCCAACTGAACAAGAGCCCTCACAAAGTCCTGAAGACCATCAAAGACCTAGATCTTCCAGGGGCCATCAAGAAGCCCGTTCACCCATCAAGCTTTACCTTCATGGGTTTCCACCGTGGCACATTAGGTGCGCAGTATAGGAGCCCTCTGAACCAGGGTGGGGCAATTAAAACCCCCATGAGCTCAGCTGGACCTGGCAGGTTGACAGGCCAGACCTCATCCCTCCCCCTTAACAAATCCAACCAGAACAGAAATGTAACCGAGGGTAAACTGTCTGTCCCTAGCATGAATACTGGAGCAAGTCTTGATTTGAAAACAGCTGCTAGTAAATCAAAAGGGGTGGCAGCATTTAATTTGAATACATCCAAACATCCCATTCAAGGAACCCCTCAGCACACGCTAAGTCCTCCCAACGGACAAAAGAAACCCCAGGCCCCTGTGTCAACAATGCAGCGGATACCCAGTTCTAAAGCTGGAGCTTCCCTACCGTCAAAGAACAATCCCTCTGTTCAGCAGCCCAGTCCTCAGCCTCTCAACCTTCAGAACAAACATTCTCAAGTCAGTGATTCTCCTGGAAATGGGTCTACACCAGGGTCAGGTGTGAGAAATCCACCAAACCCAACAAGGAAGTCCACCGTCGCACAGAATCAGGAAGCAAACCTCCCCAAAAGCCCAGTGACCTCTGGAAGACCACCAGTCAGAAAGCCCCAGCCTGGTGCAGACCGGGCCAGAGAGGTAAACGAAATCCAGACTGCCAAAGTCCAAGGCAGGCTGGACAAATCCTGTACGGAGATCCACAACCAGCAGGAGAGAATAGCCACAAAAGGCAGCAAGAAAGCCAAAATGACAGAAATGAGCACAGGTGAGGAAGAAAGTAGCTCGGACTCTGATCCAGATTCCTCCTATCCTGGACATTGTCACTCTGTTGTTAGCCAGAACCAGGACTGGAAGCCCACACGCAGCCTGATTGAACATGTGTTTGTAACCGACGTCACTGCTAAtctagtcactgtcacagtcaaagAGTCACCGACTAGcgtgggcttcttcagcatccgcaACTACTGA